DNA sequence from the Candidatus Korarchaeota archaeon NZ13-K genome:
CGGGCCTCATAATGTGCAGGGGGAGGGCCAAGGATTACATAAGGGCCACCGTGAGGGAGAAGGGGCCCCAGGCTAGGATAGCTGATGCTCTCAACATGGCCGCCTCATCGGGCGATGTTGATTACGTGAACGTCACCGGGAAGGTTTGGAAGGATGTGGACACTCCGGAGGATCTAGAGAGGGCCAGAAAGCTCTACTGGGAGATCCTGAGGAGGGAGCTCGTCAAGCCCGAGGACGGGCTCGTGTCCAGGTATCTGAACAGGCCCATATCCACCAGGATATCTTTGATGCTCTACAGGAGGAGGATCTGGGTAAATCCAACGATCATATCATCGCTCTCCTCCATCCTTTGCCTGATAGCAGCCTTTCTCCTGGCCGAGGGGAGCCTCCTCCTGGGTGGACTGCTGGCGCAGGTCGCATCGCTACTGGACGGCGTCGACGGGGAGGTGGCCAGGCTATTCAAGAGGTCATCGAAACTAGGTGGCTTCCTCGATTCCCTCATGGACAGGGTCTCCGATGTAGCCCTCGTCGCTGGACTGACCCTCTCACTTGACCTGGGGCGATCCGCCCTTCTGCTCCCGATACTGGCCTCGGCCAACAGCGTACTGGTGAGCTACGTCACCTCGGGCCTGGCGGGAGCTGGTGTGAGGATCCGCATGCTCAGGTCGATACCCGCGACCAGGGACGTCAGGATATTCATCATATTCTTAGCATGCTCCCTCTCACAACCCTGGCTGGCCCTCTGGTACCTCTCCACGGTTCCCCTGATCTACCTGGCCGCATCAGTCTACCTGGCATACAGGGATCTCAGGGAGCCAAGGAGCCTCAGGATGCCGGAGAGAAGGAAACCGCTTCCCGAGCTCTCAATGGAGAGGGGTGAGCTGAGCGTCATTTTGAGGGAGATATTATCGAACCTCTTCAGGATGATTGTAGCTCTGCTGCTTGTGAGGATCCTCTCCCCCGTGATCTCCGACGTCACCCTCATATCTAGTGAGGACCTCCTGATAAGGGGAGAGCTGCTCCTAACCTCCCTGGACTTCCTGATAACGATATACTTCGGTTACAGGATACTGGTGCCCCTCAAGGGGCTCTTCGACATGGCCTCCGATAGGTTCGCTGAGAGGATAGGTGTGACCAGGACGACGCTGGGAAGGATCGTAACGGATCTCATTTACATGACGATAGGCTCCATCCTCTGGGTCTACTTGCCTAGGATAGCGATGCAATTGCTCGGAGAGTGGATATCCAGGCTGATATACCTGGGATTGGCCGTTCTCCTCATGATAACTGCCTACGATCTCATGAAAACCCTTTACAGGACTTTCGGGGATCTCTACTCGAGGCTGATCGAGGGACTGACTAAGAGGATAGGAGGGGCCGGGTGATCACCAGATCACCCTAGTTATCCTTATCCTCCCGCTCTCCTCCTCCAGCATCATCCAATCTTGCAGGCTCATCCTCCAGTCAGCAGCTCCGGCGTTCTCCCTCACCTGCGACGGTGTCTTGGCCCCCGGTATCACGATCACCCTGTCGCTGGCCATCAGCAACCAGTTGAGCGCCACCTGAGAGGGGCTCTTCCCGTACCTCGTCCCGACGTCGGTTAGGAGCTTCACCAGCTCGTAGATCTTCGTGAAGTTCTCCGGGTGGAAGAGGGCGGACCCCTCCCTGACGTCGGAGAACTTGGGGAGGTTCTCCGGAGTGTATTTGCCAGTGAGGGCTCCCTTGGCGAGGGGAGACCATGCCAGCACGCTTAGATTGCTTGCCTCAGCGTAAGGGATTATCTCCTTCTCAGCATCCCTCTCAACCAGGTTGTACTTCACCTGAACGCTCACTATGTCCTCGGTGGAGAGGCAGGACCAGGCGGATTCTATGAGCTCTGGCGGGAAGTCGCTGAGCCCTATCATCCTTATCGCTCCGAGGTGCACGAGCTCCTCAAGGGCGCGCATGTACTCGCATGTGGGGAAGTTGTCCCAGCAGGGGGGCCAGTGGACCTGCATCAAATCTATGTAACTCGTGTTGAGCCTCTCGAGGCATCTCCTTGTTGCCTTGAAGACGTCGTGCCTCGATAGGAACTCACCAGGTATCTTGGTCGCCACTATGACTTCCTCCCTTATCCCAAGCTCCCTCATCGCCTCTCCCAGGAACCTCTCGCTCATCCCCCTCCCGTAAACGGCGGCAGTATCGAACAGGTTGATCCCGACCTCTAAGGCAGCCTCGACTATGGATCTAGCCGTCTGGTAGTCCGTCACCCCCCAGGACTCGCTGAACTGCCACGTGCCCAGGCCGACGGAGGAGACCTTGACGTCCGAGCCGCCCAAGTACCTGAACTCCATGGGCCTTCGCGGATCCCCCAGCTTATAACCGTTTCAGACGGGGAAACCAAAAAACTTATTACCTGGTACTCGGCCTAGCGACCGAGCTGAAATGGACGGAGTGGAACAGATAGGGATCAACTGGGATAGGTTCGCCCGAGAGGTCGAGGAGGACCCACTCAGGCTCCTGGGCCTGGGCGTCGGCAGGATGAAGAGGGTGATCCTGAGGCATCTGGAACCCCTCGCCAAGTTCCTCGGGATGAAGGCCATAACCTTCGAGTGGGGGAAGTGGTACGCCAGGATGGAGAGGATAGATTTGGATGAAGAGGAGCCAGAATTGAGCGTGATAAATGATAAGGAGCTTTACGTCTCCCTAGAGGATGAAAACGGATGCAGCATAGTTGTCCTAGCAGTCAGGGAGGACGACTCGGGTGATGTGGATGTCTTCAGCAGGTCATCCGGGGAGATACTCGAGATAGTCTTCAGCGGTCGTATCTGCGAGAATCAAGATGTCCCCTGGGATGATGAGTTCTGGTAATATTTGAGAGCGACCTCAGCTGGGTAAAACTCTGTCATGTTTCCCTTCCTCCTCTCCTTAACTAGGCCCCTCCTCTCGAGGACGCTCAGGTGCCACCTGAGCGATCCGAGGCTCATCCCCAGATCCCTAGCGATCTGCCTCATGTGAGCCCCGGGATTGGCCCTCAGGTACTCCATTATCATGTCCCTGGGGGGCTCCAGATCGACGTTCTCGAGGGATTCCATGACCCTGAGGAGGCAGTCCTCATCACGGCACTCCACATCGGTGACGAGGACGTACCTCCCAGATGCCTGGGAGATGAATCCGGCTATTATCCCCCTTACGAAGCTACATCCGGCCTTCCTTCCGTGTTTCTCAGTGCACCTCACCCGGAGCAGCGTGCCTCCGGGCTCATCGGAAACAACATGGATGCTCTCAGCAAGTCCCATGTAACTCAGCACCTCCGACAGGACGCTCCAAGGATCACCCTCGCGGATCTCCCTCCCAACCTTCTCACCCAGCTTAAGGCCGAACATGTATATCAGGAGCTCACCCTCCTGCGAGGACGACTCGATCACCCTCATGAGTACGGAGCAGGTCTTCCCGATGAACTCAGATGGGGATGATCCGAGTATCCCCTCCAGAAGAGCGAACACCCTGCCTCCCGAGGTCCCCTCCAACACGACACCCCCGGACTCATCGCGCTCGCGATATTATTCTAGACGATTGTTCAGCAATAGTTATAAAACAATAGTTGTACAATGAACCGGGTATATTATGCCCGGTCCAGGCAGGTTGTTCAGATACGCCTCGCTGATTCACCTGATAATAGCCTCTATAATCACGCTTCTGATAGCCTACGAGCCCCTAGAGATCCCGAGGATAATAGCGGGCGGTAGCGCGGGGATGTGGTTCACCATGGGTTACCTGATGTACCTGATAGCGGGGCCTGTGGGGAACCTCTACTTCTCCTCAGTGTATGGAGATGTGGACTCGAAGATCGGGCTCCTGTCCTTCCTGCTCTACAACGCCGGCGTCCTGGTGGCATGTCTCTCCTTGATGTACGGGGGCTACCATGCTGGCTGGATGATGCACGTCTACCCGGTGCACACTCAGGGGGCCAGATCCCGACGCAGCAGATCCACCTATGGCTGGTCAACTTCGTCCTCCCAGCCGGCGTGGGAACGATCCTAGCCGGGCTCGGTGCCCTGACGGGGGCCCTAGACGCCCTGAGGATTAGGAGGTGAGGCGTTAGCTCGCCCAGAGGGACGATCAACTCCCTCCTTTTTTCCGACCCGGGGCATATAGGCCGGTGCCCCCAAGCGGAAACCTGAGCGCGTTCAGGAGAGAAGCGGTCCACGGAAGCTGTCACGGAAGCCTCACCTCACAGCATCCCAGGCTAGGACGGTGGCCACTTTCCGATGGGATCCAGGCATGGCATGTGGGCATCCCAGACACCACGACCTGAATGCGCGCGAGGATTGATCTTTAGTGACTCTGCGGACTCACCTTTAGTGAGAGTTCACATCAGCGCATGCCTCACGCGAGTAACCGCCAATGAATGGAATCCACTCTCATATGATCCCGGGGGTCGGCTGAGCACCTCAGGCTGGTTCGCCGGACCATCGACTCGGGCAGCATGCGATCATGAACTTATACGGAAGATATCCCTCCGGACCCCGGGTGAGGGTGATGACCGACCTGAGGCCGGAGGTCATTGAGGCTCTGCTGGAATTTCAGAGGAGTGAGATAACGGAGCATAACATCTACCTGAGCCTGGCCCGGAGGTTAAGTGGAGAGAACAGGAAGGTACTTGAGGGAATAGCCGAGGACGAGCTCAGGCATTACTCAATCTTGAGGAAGTACACTGAAAGGGAGGTGAAACCGGACGGCAAGAGGATCCTCCTCTACTCGGCGCTGGCCAGGATATTCGGCGTGACTTTCGCGATCAAGCTGATGGAGAGGGGAGAGGAGCTCGCTCAGGAGGAATATGGAAGGCTGATGAATGATATTCAGGAAGTTGCGACGATCCTTCAGGAGGAGGAGAGGCATGAGGACAAACTAATCGAGCTCCTGAGGGAGGAGAGGGTTGAGTACGTGGGATCCATCGTACTGGGACTCAACGATGCCCTTGTGGAGCTAACTGGAGCTCTGGCTGGCCTGACATTGGCCCTGCAGAACACCAGGCTCATAGGCATGGCCGGCCTCGTCATGGGGGTGGCGGCCAGTCTCTCCATGGCCGCCTCCGAGTACCTCTCCAGGAGATCGGAGAGGATGGGAAACCCGTTGAGGGGAGCACTCTACACGGGAGTCACCTACGTGATGACGGTGGCCCTCCTGGTATCCCCATTCATGACTCCCTTGGATCCTTACATGGCCCTGGCATCGATGCTAGGGATAGCTGTAACAATCATAGGAATCTTCTCCTTCTTCGTGTCGGTCGTCAAGGATCAGCCCTTCGCTAGGATTTTCCTGGAGATGCTGGCCATAAGCTTCGGCGTCGCCTTGGTATCCTTCGCGGTGGGATGGATCGTCAGGGTGGCATTCGGGGTGGAAGTCTGATGGGAATGCGACTTGTGAGGGCTCAGCTGTCATCTCATGCTCTCGAAGACGATCCTGTTCCTGATCCTTCCGACGCCCCAAACCTCCACCTCAACAATGTCTCCGTGCCTCAGGAGCTTGGGAGGGTTTGAGAAGGCCCCAACTCCGGCGGGAGTTCCCGTCGCGATGATGTCACCGGCCTCGATGGTCATCCCCCTGCTGAGCGTGACCAATATCTCCCAGGGTTTGAATATCATCTCCTTAGAGCTGGCCCTCTGCCTGAGCTCACCATTCACCCAGGTTGAAACGCCCAGCTCCTCAAAATCCACGCTCAAATCGATCCAAGGTCC
Encoded proteins:
- a CDS encoding aldo/keto reductase, with the translated sequence MEFRYLGGSDVKVSSVGLGTWQFSESWGVTDYQTARSIVEAALEVGINLFDTAAVYGRGMSERFLGEAMRELGIREEVIVATKIPGEFLSRHDVFKATRRCLERLNTSYIDLMQVHWPPCWDNFPTCEYMRALEELVHLGAIRMIGLSDFPPELIESAWSCLSTEDIVSVQVKYNLVERDAEKEIIPYAEASNLSVLAWSPLAKGALTGKYTPENLPKFSDVREGSALFHPENFTKIYELVKLLTDVGTRYGKSPSQVALNWLLMASDRVIVIPGAKTPSQVRENAGAADWRMSLQDWMMLEEESGRIRITRVIW
- a CDS encoding winged helix-turn-helix transcriptional regulator is translated as MIMEYLRANPGAHMRQIARDLGMSLGSLRWHLSVLERRGLVKERRKGNMTEFYPAEVALKYYQNSSSQGTS
- a CDS encoding rubrerythrin family protein, producing MTDLRPEVIEALLEFQRSEITEHNIYLSLARRLSGENRKVLEGIAEDELRHYSILRKYTEREVKPDGKRILLYSALARIFGVTFAIKLMERGEELAQEEYGRLMNDIQEVATILQEEERHEDKLIELLREERVEYVGSIVLGLNDALVELTGALAGLTLALQNTRLIGMAGLVMGVAASLSMAASEYLSRRSERMGNPLRGALYTGVTYVMTVALLVSPFMTPLDPYMALASMLGIAVTIIGIFSFFVSVVKDQPFARIFLEMLAISFGVALVSFAVGWIVRVAFGVEV